In Longimicrobium sp., one genomic interval encodes:
- a CDS encoding RNA polymerase sigma-70 factor yields MTDRELLDRLRRDDGAAFDALFRAHYPALVGVAERLLGERAVAEEVAQDVMLELWRRRGTVSVDDSLRAYLFRAARNRALNHLRHERMKQRTAPRAAGETVTRPEAPARLEEEEIDRAVREAVGALPERCREVFELSRGHGLRYAEIAGVLGISVKTVEAQMGKALRVLRDRLAPFLPGADDG; encoded by the coding sequence GTGACCGACCGCGAGCTCCTCGACCGTCTCCGCCGGGACGACGGCGCCGCGTTCGACGCGCTCTTCCGCGCGCACTACCCCGCGCTGGTGGGCGTCGCGGAGCGGCTCCTGGGCGAGCGCGCCGTGGCCGAGGAGGTCGCGCAGGACGTGATGCTCGAGCTCTGGCGCCGGCGCGGGACGGTGTCGGTGGACGACTCGCTGCGCGCCTACCTCTTCCGCGCCGCCCGCAACCGGGCGCTCAACCACCTGCGCCACGAGCGGATGAAGCAGCGCACCGCCCCCCGCGCCGCCGGGGAGACGGTGACCCGCCCCGAGGCCCCCGCGCGCCTGGAGGAGGAGGAGATCGACCGCGCCGTGCGCGAGGCGGTGGGCGCCCTCCCCGAGCGCTGCCGCGAGGTCTTCGAGCTGAGCCGCGGCCACGGCCTGCGCTACGCCGAGATCGCCGGCGTGCTGGGGATCTCGGTGAAGACCGTCGAGGCGCAGATGGGGAAGGCGCTGCGCGTCCTGCGCGACCGCCTGGCCCCTTTCCTCCCCGGTGCCGACGACGGGTGA
- a CDS encoding L,D-transpeptidase, with product MSSIHPVRSALLLAALAAAPAAAQAPAMELVVNIPAGRLDVLQGGERIRSYPVSVGRARYATPTGEAAIRRMVWNPSWTPPPGSDWARDEKPAGPGWNNPMGRVKMHLFGVYYVHGTPAANERHLGRPASHGCIRMRNADVMELAKLVLQAEGAPIAESTVQRLVDNPRATRELALSGRVRVRIEYRLAEVEADSVTLHPDVYARTGRGYAARVHEELSRAGADPVPVLAQLKTSRAPAAAVRLARGTTPAAPAAPAVAALPVREPAVAVGVPAGSTATLQR from the coding sequence ATGTCTTCGATACATCCGGTCAGGTCCGCCCTGCTGCTCGCCGCGCTCGCCGCCGCTCCCGCCGCCGCGCAGGCGCCGGCGATGGAGCTGGTCGTCAACATCCCCGCCGGCCGCCTCGACGTGCTCCAGGGCGGCGAGCGCATCCGCTCCTACCCGGTGTCGGTGGGCCGGGCGCGCTACGCCACCCCCACCGGCGAGGCCGCCATCCGCCGCATGGTCTGGAACCCCTCGTGGACGCCCCCGCCCGGCTCCGACTGGGCGCGCGACGAGAAGCCGGCCGGCCCGGGGTGGAACAACCCGATGGGGCGCGTGAAGATGCACCTGTTCGGCGTCTACTACGTGCACGGCACGCCGGCCGCCAACGAGCGGCACCTGGGCCGCCCCGCCAGCCACGGCTGCATCCGCATGCGCAACGCCGACGTGATGGAGCTGGCGAAGCTGGTGCTGCAGGCCGAGGGCGCCCCGATCGCGGAGAGCACCGTGCAGCGCCTGGTGGACAACCCGCGGGCCACGCGCGAGCTCGCCCTCTCCGGCCGGGTGCGGGTGCGCATCGAGTACCGGCTGGCGGAAGTGGAGGCCGACTCGGTGACGCTGCACCCCGACGTCTACGCGCGCACCGGCCGCGGCTACGCCGCCCGCGTGCACGAGGAGCTGAGCCGCGCCGGCGCCGACCCCGTCCCCGTGCTCGCCCAGCTCAAGACCTCGCGGGCGCCCGCGGCGGCCGTCCGCCTGGCCCGCGGCACCACGCCCGCAGCGCCCGCCGCCCCCGCCGTCGCCGCCCTGCCCGTGCGCGAGCCCGCGGTCGCGGTCGGCGTGCCGGCCGGGAGCACCGCCACGCTGCAGCGGTAA
- a CDS encoding type II toxin-antitoxin system death-on-curing family toxin, which yields MDAMHRELIAEHGGLYGVRDEGMIESALARPRNRWLYEPDATLADLAAGYGFGLARNHGYADGNKRIALAAMHMFAWLNGYEIAAEEPDEVAVVLDLASGAVSEPQLAGWVRQRLVLRSSS from the coding sequence GTGGATGCCATGCATCGCGAGCTGATCGCGGAGCACGGGGGGCTGTACGGGGTGCGCGACGAGGGGATGATCGAGTCGGCGCTGGCGCGGCCGCGCAACCGCTGGCTCTACGAGCCCGACGCGACCCTCGCCGACCTCGCCGCCGGCTACGGGTTCGGGCTCGCACGCAATCACGGCTATGCGGACGGAAACAAGCGCATCGCCCTGGCGGCGATGCACATGTTCGCGTGGCTGAACGGCTACGAGATCGCGGCCGAGGAGCCCGACGAAGTCGCGGTCGTGCTCGATCTGGCCAGTGGCGCCGTCTCTGAGCCGCAGCTTGCCGGCTGGGTACGCCAGCGGTTAGTGCTCAGGAGCTCGTCCTGA